One Chitinophagales bacterium genomic window carries:
- the mutS gene encoding DNA mismatch repair protein MutS, whose amino-acid sequence MQQYHRIKAKYPDAILLFRVGDFYETFGEDAIKTSAVLGIVLTKRSNGAAADVELAGFPYHALDTYLPKLVKAGYRVAICDQLEDPKLTKKLVKRGVTELITPGVTLNDQILDVKSNNYLASLYFNRDVTGIALLDISTGEFMVTQGTREYIDNLLQSFRPAEVLFAKHQQEIFRSEYAEQCYSYALDEWIYKGNYAYEKLIRHFETQSLKGFGIEDLPEGIIAAGAIIHYLGETEHAHLQHISSINRLIQDDYVWLDKFTIKNLELIEAAPGGRSLVEVLDLTLTPMGGRLLKKWIVFPLRDKVKIEERLAVVAYLMQNSQLRETLRQHIRQTGDLERLISKVASRKISPREVMQLKRSLDHLLPVKEACAAASCEQLNKIADQLNPCELLRERIGKYLVPEPPAMLHKGNVIAAGVSAELDKLRRLVRSGKDYLLEIQKREAERTGISSLKIGFNQVFGYYLEVTHTHKNKVPPEWIRKQTLTNSERYVTAELKEYEEKIIGAEERIMAMEEQLFQELILFIQDYIRPVQVNAHQAARLDCLLSFAEAAIAYNYCKPEIHQGLTLQYKEGRHPVIERQLPPGEAYVPNDLLLDNDSQQIIILTGPNMSGKSALLRQTALITLMAQAGSFVPATSASIGVVDKIFTRVGASDNITSGESTFMVEMNETASIINNISPRSLILLDEIGRGTSTYDGISIAWSLAEYLHNNPVAHPKTLFATHYHELNELENRFSRIRNYTVAVKDTGNKVIFLRKLLPGGSKHSFGIHVARMAGMPKAIIDRASEILRELEHKSIASGTQNTASPIPSPGYQLSIFQMDDTRYQRIKEILQSIDINTFTPVEALLKLQELKQILEEGA is encoded by the coding sequence ATGCAGCAATACCACCGGATTAAGGCAAAATATCCGGATGCCATTCTTTTATTCCGTGTGGGCGACTTTTACGAGACCTTCGGGGAAGATGCAATTAAAACCTCTGCCGTGTTGGGCATTGTGCTCACCAAGCGCTCCAATGGTGCAGCCGCGGATGTGGAACTGGCTGGATTTCCCTATCATGCTCTGGATACTTACCTCCCCAAGCTGGTTAAGGCTGGCTACCGCGTGGCAATATGCGACCAGCTGGAAGATCCCAAGCTGACTAAAAAGCTGGTTAAGCGCGGAGTAACAGAGCTCATAACACCGGGAGTTACGCTCAACGATCAGATACTGGATGTAAAAAGCAATAACTACCTGGCATCGCTTTATTTCAACCGCGATGTTACCGGCATCGCTCTGCTGGATATCTCCACCGGAGAGTTTATGGTTACCCAGGGAACCCGTGAATATATTGACAATCTGTTGCAGTCATTCCGCCCTGCTGAAGTGCTGTTTGCCAAACACCAGCAAGAGATATTCAGGAGCGAATATGCAGAGCAGTGTTATTCTTATGCTCTGGATGAGTGGATATACAAAGGAAACTATGCCTATGAAAAGCTCATCCGCCATTTTGAAACTCAGTCGCTGAAAGGCTTCGGAATTGAGGACCTCCCCGAAGGCATTATTGCCGCTGGAGCTATCATTCATTATTTAGGCGAAACCGAGCATGCCCACTTACAACATATCTCTTCCATTAACCGCCTGATACAGGATGACTATGTATGGCTGGATAAGTTTACCATTAAAAATCTGGAACTGATTGAAGCAGCTCCGGGAGGACGCTCTCTGGTTGAGGTGTTGGATCTGACGTTAACGCCCATGGGCGGCAGGCTGCTGAAAAAATGGATCGTGTTCCCTCTCCGCGATAAGGTAAAAATTGAAGAGCGCCTGGCAGTGGTTGCATACCTAATGCAAAACTCGCAGCTGCGAGAGACACTCCGGCAACATATCCGCCAAACAGGCGATCTGGAAAGACTGATATCCAAAGTGGCCTCACGGAAAATATCCCCCCGCGAAGTGATGCAGCTGAAGCGCTCGCTGGATCACCTGCTTCCGGTCAAAGAAGCATGTGCTGCAGCATCCTGTGAACAACTCAACAAAATAGCCGACCAGCTTAATCCCTGTGAGTTGCTTCGCGAACGCATCGGAAAGTATCTGGTGCCAGAGCCTCCGGCAATGCTGCATAAGGGGAATGTTATTGCTGCCGGGGTGTCTGCTGAGTTGGATAAATTGCGCAGGCTGGTGCGTTCAGGCAAAGATTATTTGCTTGAAATTCAAAAACGCGAAGCTGAACGTACAGGTATCAGTTCATTAAAAATCGGATTTAATCAGGTTTTCGGCTATTACCTGGAGGTCACTCACACGCATAAAAACAAAGTGCCGCCCGAATGGATACGCAAACAAACCCTCACAAACTCCGAACGCTACGTAACTGCGGAGCTGAAAGAGTATGAAGAGAAAATCATTGGAGCCGAAGAGCGTATCATGGCCATGGAAGAGCAACTGTTTCAGGAATTGATTCTGTTTATACAGGATTATATCCGTCCGGTTCAGGTCAATGCCCATCAGGCAGCGCGATTGGATTGTTTGCTGTCCTTTGCCGAGGCAGCAATTGCATACAACTATTGTAAGCCGGAAATACACCAGGGGCTCACCCTGCAATACAAGGAAGGCCGTCATCCGGTAATTGAACGACAATTACCCCCCGGTGAAGCTTACGTGCCCAATGACCTGCTTCTGGACAATGATTCGCAGCAAATCATCATTCTGACGGGCCCTAATATGTCCGGCAAGTCAGCGCTTCTCCGCCAAACAGCCCTTATCACCCTGATGGCTCAGGCAGGAAGTTTTGTTCCCGCTACTTCAGCCAGTATAGGAGTGGTAGATAAAATTTTCACCCGCGTAGGAGCCTCAGATAATATCACTTCGGGAGAATCCACCTTTATGGTGGAGATGAATGAAACGGCAAGTATCATCAACAATATTTCTCCGCGCAGTCTTATCCTGCTGGATGAAATTGGCCGCGGCACCAGTACTTATGACGGTATCTCTATCGCATGGTCTCTGGCTGAGTATCTGCACAACAATCCTGTTGCCCACCCGAAAACACTTTTCGCCACGCACTATCATGAACTGAATGAGCTGGAAAACCGATTTTCCCGCATCCGCAACTATACGGTAGCGGTGAAAGACACGGGCAACAAAGTGATTTTTCTGCGCAAGCTTTTACCGGGTGGCAGCAAACATAGCTTCGGTATCCATGTGGCACGCATGGCCGGTATGCCCAAAGCAATTATTGACAGGGCAAGTGAAATTCTGCGTGAGCTGGAACACAAAAGCATTGCCTCCGGCACGCAAAATACCGCCAGTCCTATACCCTCACCGGGCTATCAGCTGAGCATTTTTCAAATGGATGATACCCGCTATCAAAGGATAAAAGAAATACTGCAATCCATAGACATTAATACCTTTACTCCCGTGGAAGCTCTGTTGAAACTACAGGAACTAAAACAGATTCTGGAGGAGGGAGCCTGA